The genomic stretch AACTCCGTCTTCCTTAGGGGAAGAACTAtttcgaatccatggaacttctctggactcctcacggagatgcctcgaatccatgaggagagagaaaatagaaaataattctaataaaatttgtaataatttgattgatgatgtgAAAAATGTgcttacaacctcttaaataataacataaagCCTATGAAGAAGTTTCGaaatcatactataactaaaactcctagaaattgtgacttactataaatagtaaacttactatttatagatggtcgtgattccTGCTATTGCGcatggttttcaaccaaaaatagtaagtgtcccatttggccgaACCACGATGTTCCCCTAATTTTTGTAAGCACTTTTcgtgttgggcacaactcctaaagcccaacgtaCGAAGAGTTAGAATCAAACTGAAActaactaaaaatagtaaaaacgaaaataaacaaggattttgactgtcgatctgatggaatctcacaaatgcagcttgggcaacctggcatagcagggttgggtggctaaagtagctcgtcctgcccccaaaatcatatattgtatgtcCGAAAACTCATtatggtttgcgagatatgtccgtTCAAATTCGGGTTGGGAAACCCAACATAGCAGGGTTGGATGGTTAAACTAGCTCGTCTTACCCccaaatcatatattgtacatcCAATAACTCtttttggtttgcgagatatgtctgttttaagttctGAAGGTCTGGATCACCTCCGTCTCCCATCAGGCCTtttatggtccatcttggccatgaaattaacCGCGACCCAGTCTACGTCAACTTTCCCTCTTGTTTTGTTGAGAATGGGATTCTTAAGTCCTATTTTGTATGATAAGGCCATATAACCACATGTATTGAACACACATATACCAACATCAttgatggtgggagatgtgtCCCAGTTGGCCGAGTGCAGACAAGCTTTTCCCAGTAAATCCTGCACCAAAATTAGGTGACTATTTCCATCATTTGATCATTTTATGATTTGACTAGGAAAGAGCATTGATTAAAGGATCCTAAGTCTCAAGTCAACAGCCAATGGAAGAAGTTCATCGATGTGGCAGGACAGATCCATCTATCTAAGAGGTGGACCACCAAATGCATGATTAATGGGTGATTTGAAAGTTCCCCATGCATGCTCGAATTACCATCCAAAGAAGGAGAATTGCTTTGCGCCATCAACCAATTCATAGTTTTAAGTTTTTAAATCACATTTGTACAAGATCAAGACCGTTCATCCGTTGGCCATACTTTTAACGAGTCCTATGCCCAAAGAAAAAAGATCAAATGGGCTTAGCTATCAATTTGCAGATTTTTCTCACTGATTGTCGGccattagttttactttttctACTTGACTGTGATTCCTCAAAAAGCTTGCTAGAATTTTAGCCGTGGAACGTGAGCCTTTGCATTCATTTTGTGTACTGGCAGGGAACCATGCAATTGGTGGGTCCGCGTGCTGAAAGATAGTTAATATGCATAGAAAGTTTGTGCAAGTTCCACAATCATTGAATAGGTGGCCCCCATGATGTAAGCGTTGTGACCCAAGTTAAGACGTTCACCGCGCACTTGTATGGAAGAGAAATGTCGATGGTATTCATTATTGTCAGATGAAGGTCATAAACactataaaaacaaaaacaaaaaagaacacTTACATGtgattcatttcatggtcattcacCGATGCCGATGATTCTTGAGATGCTGGCCAAAAAGTCAAGTAGGTCCACTCatcatataattaaaatatattttttgattAGTCCATTGGATCATTATCAGAATACATTAGCTATCTCAGGCCTAGAGGTTTACTGATTCCACAAGGGTGTGAAGCCTTGCTAACCCAGACGCCCACACATGCCTGCATGGAGTACGTGTGCAAGGTTTGAGCCTTCCATCCTCaaataaatttttcttttttttttttttaaaaggttttacGTAAGGGGTACACAATGGCCCATGTCGCGTCCAAAGTAAACCGACGGTTAAAACATTTTCCCAGCAATCCATTTGTTTGTGGTACATCAAAGGTTTCAATTAGCTTATGTGCTTGCGTGTGGATGTGAAAAGCAACCACACCCGTGTGGGATTAGCAAACCTACATAACTCTAATTAATtagaaaattataaaagaaaTAGGAAATTTTGAAAATAGGAAAGAGATTGTTACACGTGACATCCCGTGTGAGAAATGGAGAAGCGTGTACAACAATTTAGGTTGTTTGAGGGTTACACTATGGTGTGTGTATATTCTATCCAATCCGTTCACCAGATGAATACATAAGTTTTTAGGagtgattttatattattattgttgttgttgttgttgttattattattattgttgttgttgttgttgttgttgttgttgtgatgTGGCATACCTGAGCATTTTTCCTttgtatcaggctgatttttgggctgtaTGATAAGGTTGAGAagcctcatatgatggatgaagtgatgtcaCATCCAGAAGGCTTCATGGCTGTATTTTATTATAGATGGCGATGTGAGaaaagaatacactatattcctAAGGTGCCATAATCAGAAACACCAAAATGTCTGGCATGGAAGTCCCTTTGTGACCACTGTGAAGAGAAATGTCctacctttagggcctgtttggatgcactctCAAAAGGGTCGTTTAgggccgtttggataccaccactATAAGAAataccacttttagcgacgaaaattttcgtcgctaaaagtcagatTTTTGTACCTAaaaccctttagcgatgaaaattttcgtcgctaaaagactgaCGTACAAAGATTTTATCGGCGAAAAATCCAATTCGTCGCGAAagcaagctttttagcgacgaaaattttcgttgataaaaaaaactgtacaagacttttagcagcgaaaattttcgctgctaaaaaattccttacacttttagcgacgaaaattttcgtcgctaaaaagcctgtacaagacttttagcagcgaaaattttcgctgctaaaaaaattcgttacacttttagcgacgaaaaatttcatcgataaaaaacctgtacaagacttttagcagcgaaaatttttgctacTAGAAAAATTCGTtgcacttttagcgatgaaacttttcatcactaaaaaaactgtacaagaattttcactgctaaaaaatTCGTTGTACTTTCCTAAAAAATTTctaagacttttagcaacgaaaattttcgctactaaataATCgctccacttttagcgacgaaaatgttcatcgctaaaaaaactgAACAATACTTTTTAGCGGCGAacattttcgctgctaaaaattcgttccacttttagcgacgaaaattttcgtcgctaaaaagcctTTACAtggcttttagcagcgaaaattttcgcaaCCAAAAAATTTGTtacacttttagcaacgaaaacttttgtcgctaaaaaacttTATAGGACTTTTAGCAGCCAaatttttcgctgctaaaaataaattacaaaacttttagctacgaaaattttcatcgctaaaagtccatttttttttttatatataactcAAAATTCTGcacaaaattcttgatatacacctgttaacaatatatttcatcatattcatcctgatctacaccttttatataatatatttcatcatattcacattcacatccatctaaattaacccaaacccaaacataaactacattcatctcaacacaaacaatcttatccgcatcacattcattcacgcataaatacatataaacttaacattataaaaaaatatacaaaaaatcacaaagatgaaggcatcggtggtggggcatcggtgggtaagcgtgcagcgaaaacctgaaacatctccatcatccgtcgctcatgctccacccgcatctcctccatcctcctctcttactcctccctctgcctcgccagctgatCGTCTATCCTCCTCTCTtgttcctccctctgcctcgctagCTCCTCCTCTatcctcctctcctactcctccctctgcctcgccagctgatccatcatcttcctctcctgctcctccctctgcctgtccagctgatctttgatgtcatcgacgacgacatgtagctgctgaacctctctctctgcggTATCAGCTCAGCGTACGGCGCTGTTGTCAATgacgatggatcggctggaggcagctctagcgggtgtcatgagcttggcaccatgaccaaacccacgcacatatccagaacgggtgccaagcacctgactcaggatctctggctcactccgttGAGTACCAtcaggagtgggctgactgcgtaaggtgtccatctcctcctgtaatgaaaacatatgaattttcataataaatgacattattataatttaatgcaaataaattttacaatgtaaggatctttacccaaatctcgctggctctaggacGTACCCAATATCCCAtcgcctgccgacagtgagtctCTTTGTAGAAGTttactggtccgggctcctggccagtgacggaatctcgctgcacAATTGAAAAgccaatagagttaatataaatgcatggaaagaatatataaacgtaATAATTACTAGTACTTGCTTACCATGTCGTGATGAAttcgtacaaatgactttaaaccagctacgtggttcacttctaactttcctctgttgtcagaatttattttgctcctcttctgaatacattattcataatacattgttattaattgcgaatttaatttttacgttaagatatcataaatatgtaaatattacctgaaaagaatcagacgaaaacctatcgcagagtatccgTCAGTCCTCATCGGTCACGTGCAGCGGTGCGGACTGTACGACCTCCTTATGGCTCATGCACCGCTTATACTGCCGGTGTAACTTACTGCGGTAAACCTCGAaccgctccttcatcatgtcatcgacggcatgggagatgtgcggaacactcaaatccaagtcaaatttatcctgaagtttcgtaaataatagattaagataataaacttattaagaaaataacttaaccataaatgaacttttataaaataaattttaatttactaaaatttacctgaaggcgctgacggatgtGCTGccacacatcatctgtcacgtctcccCAACGGGGGGTGGTGGGGGGGATCAGAGATCTGCATAAGACACtgacctccgacgtaaacaacatgacattgttcccaacaggtctaatacagtcctgtgggaactctaccgtcaccctaccctcacgcgtaagttGCTCTAAAAGCAACTCGcacgtgggtccacgtcctcgtcggctggtcgatgatgctgttgcaaaagaaatatgtaagtctaaacataaacataaatcattaaaagaaatatacgtttagacttacatgcagtgcccggtgtatgcacgactgagggatcagacgcctgcgatgcaacatgtgacaGCGATGATGGCTCCGTCGCATCACGGGTAAAAGGGGTAAATCCAGTGCGCGAACGACgtactctcccacctggtgccatcactgaatatgtgcaagctacgaacttataaatttaaacaatatcaatacaagtggaatatactaaaacattatacaagtagtgttgacagtacaatgcatttgtgcttatacTTAGAGAgttgattaaaatatgattagaccattatactataatgcaagcagaatataataaaactgtaaactttaatttctaaccattgaaaattccattatacattgtcattctatattaaatatacatatttcgttgtaatacgaaacaactttgaggtaaactatctGAAGTACTCCCTACGTAAGCTATCGTAtgcttcagaagcatatgtcatttcgtatgaagcactcgacatatttacagccaacatgccagtcacaataggagaaatctgatCTCTTGGGACTctattcagatgtgcaagtgatagAGTTGCATCTTCCATATCTCGTTTTCCgcggttatatatctccatcagccCTGGAATTTCTTTGAGATGGCATAATCTTTCCTCTGAGTCATCGTTAATATATTCcactctacactcatcgaccaaaccaggtatctctatggccctaccagaagaagataggaccgaaacatccatctgcaatagctgatgaagtatgttgcgtgatTTTGCTACGCTTTGGTTTAAGGAGGACATGattagaaattgactcaactgcaaatgtggattataaacaagtcaataaaaagaattaatcatgacttataattttcacgtatacatggaatacataaattattcgaattaaaaaatgacatgtaaatcgtgtgtatatttaataatcgtcgtctgtatcactatcgcttagggctatttcttcaccatcactatcgctgatcaaTATTTCATCCTCATTGTCCGTATCGTCATCATCAATGAAACCACTATCATCTGTAACAATAtcacgtattattgaggcatcaacatgatcaggtggcacatcatctctatctaattgcaccacatcaatatcaacacttgaattagtccctgtatccctagatggcatgtcttcttgatatgcttcttcAACCCTAAATGTGTCATTTCCCccatcctcgctatcttcaacttctagtatgggaacgtcaaatacgttcctgggctttattttctgcaccacgtgccaagagccgcctaacttggtgtcagcgaggtaaaatacttattCGGCTTGGCTAGCaaggacaaatgggtcgtcctcaaaccacttccgagataaatttacgctcgtaaagtagttgtcagtctgtattcccaacttcttatttccaatgtcccactaatcacatctaaataagtacacccgctttctcatacaataactcagatCAATAATAcctgtcaaaatgccataaaagtcaatttcatcctcctcatttattcccttcacaaccaccccactattttgtgtggtcctgtacttctcacgttcttcgtTGTGGAATCGAATCCTGTTTATAATACAacttgtatatctagatacatgtCTATTAAGGCCACATGTCAATGAGTATAATGCATCAGTCGCATCCGCAGAGTTGCTCgtgcgcaacgtcttcatctattatcatgtacagaatataactgtttaggaattttcataagttgaaataatgttcaatacaacgaaaatgctaagtgtggtgagaaacaatgtgaaatcttacacgtttggCGAACAATTCTagaaactgatcctgatgcattcgatcataatttgtggggaatttggacttcatctcgtctatgtgttcattacacataaatggcacgtcatcagcaagaaacattaagatcatcgtatgtagagaaaataataatcaaGGGAATACTTActccaagtacgactctatttcttcacaattatgcaacacatactaccgcgcctttgctagatcccTAAGGTCCATatcctaaaacctaacctaaaccaataacttaaacctatatccttaacctaaacctaaaacttataatctaaacctaaaccaaaaccaaaacctataaccttaacctaaaccaaaacaacctaaaccaaaacctataatctaaacctaaaacctaaacctataacctataacttataacctataacctaaaccaaaacttataacctaaacctaaaacttaaacctataacctataacttataacctataacctataacctaaacctaaacctataacctaaacctaaacttaaacctataaactaaaaccctaaccctaaacctaaacctaaaacctaaatgtattctcaaatccctaaacctaaacctacacctaatcctaatctcaactccttagcataaacctaaacttgaaaacctaaacctaaacccgatctcgaacccgaacccgatttcctaaacctaaaccttaaccgattctcaattccctaaaccttaacctataacctaacttaaaactaaacctataacctacacttataacctaaacctaaaacctaaacttaaacctcaaacctaaatgtattctcaaatccctaaacctaaacctacaagtcctaatctcaactccgtaacctaaacctacacctaatcctaatctcaactccgtaacctaaacctacacctaatcctaatctcaactccgtaacataaacctaaaccttaacttgaaaacccaaacctaaacccgatcccgaaccccaacccgatgtcctaaacctaaaccttaacctattcttaattccctaaagctataacctataagttataacctaaacctaaacctaacctaaacctaacctaaacctataacttaaacctataaccttaacataaacctaaaatctaaacctatatataaaccaaaacctataaccttaacctaaaccaaaacctacaacctaaaccttaacctataacctataacccataacctaaacttataacctataacctaaaacctataacctaaacttataacctataacctaacattaacctaaacctatagcctaaagctaaacctataacctaaatgtattctcaaatccctaaacctataacctataacctataacctaaacctaaaccttaacctattctcaattccctaaacctataacctaaacctaaacctaacctaaacctataacttaaacctatatccttaacctaaacctaaaacttataacctaaacctaaaccaaaacctataaccttaacctaaacctaaacctaaaacctataacttataacatataacctacaacctaaacctaaacctaaaacctaaacctataacctataacttataacctataacctataacctaaacctaaacctaaaacctaaacctataaactataacttataacctataacctataacctaaacctaaacctaaacctataacctaaacctaaaccaaaacctaaacctataacctaaacctataaactaaaacctaaacctaaacctaaacctaaacccaaaacataaaggtattctcaaatccctaaacccgaacctgtaagccccgtatcctaggccgtaccgttccttaggcttccgcggtcttcccgaatgaattccgacaaccttcgacccttaaccggtgttTGCGtacgaccctgattctcatgccgtcaacccgagtcgactcaacccaggactcgtaccttagcgaccacgtcgtcgccgcggttccgatgcccgactcgcgcgtcgaggcgataccctggtcgggagatgtgggccaacgttcggtgcgaggaaaacgccgcacgtgtgaatttcgaggaaatctctacaaggttcacatcaatcaatcaatcccatcaatcccatcatgtcaagtacacatcacttttcaccctttcccaagcaagccccaaagtcaaaaagttcttacacaaacccatacctctcttacaacttttgccacaaaattcaaaaagcttcttacacctatcaccaccacatccatcactccatcacccatcactccctctctctctctctctctctctctctctctcccttacaagtctctctctctcattttcaactttcccaagcaagaaaatccCATACGTAAgacctctccaagccctcccatggtgagaaaatgcaagtgtggcccacctttccatccctagatctctcatcttaaccatccatttctcatcttcctccatcaaagagaagcacaaggagctaaggaagccaaggaagcaagaagatcaagcggtgggtgccttgatagggtagtttttgatgtttttaagatgggccaagtgaggccaaccgatcaatggtttggatctcactttggaccctaagatgtggcccatggcccact from Magnolia sinica isolate HGM2019 chromosome 17, MsV1, whole genome shotgun sequence encodes the following:
- the LOC131231115 gene encoding uncharacterized protein LOC131231115; protein product: MAPGGRVRRSRTGFTPFTRDATEPSSLSHVASQASDPSVVHTPGTASSSTSRRGRGPTCELLLEQLTREGRVTVEFPQDCIRPVGNNVMLFTSEVSVLCRSLIPPTTPRWGDVTDDVWQHIRQRLQDKFDLDLSVPHISHAVDDMMKERFEVYRSKLHRQYKRCMSHKEVVQSAPLHVTDED